The following are encoded together in the Cynocephalus volans isolate mCynVol1 chromosome 4, mCynVol1.pri, whole genome shotgun sequence genome:
- the MRPL49 gene encoding large ribosomal subunit protein mL49: MAAIVFQAALRGWRTGVQPGCRLRWLSQTQGPPDYPSFVESVDEYQFVERLLPPTSIPKPPKHEHYPTPSGWQPPRDPPPNLPYFVRRSRLHNIPVYKDITHGNREMTVIRKVEGDIWALQKDVEDFLSPLLGKTPITQVNEVTGTLRIKGYFDQQLKAWLLEKGF, encoded by the exons ATGGCAGCCATCGTGTTCCAGGCTGCTCTGCGGGGCTGGAGAACCGGCGTCCAGCCGGGCTGCCGCCTACGGTGGCTG AGCCAGACCCAGGGGCCTCCTGATTACCCCAGCTTTGTGGAGTCTGTGGATGAATACCAGTTTGTGGAGCGCCTGTTACCCCCTACCAGCATCCCCAAACCCCCAAAGCATGAACATTATCCCACCCCTAGTGGCTGGCAGCCTCCCAGAG ACCCTCCACCCAACCTGCCTTACTTTGTGCGGCGCTCTCGGTTGCACAACATCCCTGTCTACAAGGACATCACACATGGCAACCGTGAGATGACTGTGATCCGGAAGGTGGAGGGGGACATCTGG GCCCTGCAGAAGGATGTGGAAGATTTTCTGAGCCCACTGCTAGGAAAGACACCCATCACCCAGGTCAATGAGGTGACAGGTACCCTGCGGATCAAGGGCTACTTTGACCAGCAGCTCAAAGCCTGGCTCCTGGAGAAGGGCTTCTGA
- the TM7SF2 gene encoding delta(14)-sterol reductase TM7SF2, translating into MAPPQGSRAPLEFGGPLGAAALLLLLPATMFHLLLVARSGPARLLGPPPYLPGPEALWSSRALLLWLAWLGLQAALYLLPARKVAEGQELKDKSRLRYPINGFQALMLTALLVGLGVSAGLPLGALPEMLLPLAFAATLTAFIFSLFLYMKALLAPASALAPGGNSGNPIYDFFLGRELNPRICFFDFKYFCELRPGLIGWVLINLALLVQEAELRGSPSLAMWLVNGFQLLYVGDALWHEEAVLTTMDIIHDGFGFMLAFGDLAWVPFTYSLQAQFLLYHPQALGLPMASVICLINATGYYIFRGANSQKNTFRKNPSDPRVADLETIATATGRQLLVSGWWGMVRHPNYLGDLIMALAWSLPCGVSHLLPYFYLLYFTALLVHREARDERQCLQKYGLAWHEYCRRVPYRIVPYIY; encoded by the exons ATGGCCCCTCCTCAGGGCTCTCGGGCCCCGCTGGAATTCGGGGGGCCCCTGG GAGCTGcggcgctgctgctgctgctgcctgccaCCATGTTCCACCTGCTCCTGGTGGCCCGCTCAGGCCCGGCGCGCCTCCTGGGCCCACCGCCCTACCTGCCGGGGCCGGAGGCGCTGTGGAGCTCGCGGGCGCTGCTGCTGTGGCTCGCCTGGCTCGGCCTGCAGGCGGCGCTCTACCTGCTGCCGGCGCGCAAG GTGGCCGAGGGGCAGGAATTGAAGGACAAGAGCCGCCTGCGCTACCCCATTAACG GTTTCCAGGCCCTGATGCTGACGGCCctgttggtggggctgggggtgtcaGCGGGGCTGCCCCTCGGGGCGCTCCCGGAAATGCTCCTGCCCTTGGCATTCGCAGCCACCCTCACCGCTTTCATCTTCAGCCTCTTTCTCTACATGAAGGCTCTGCTAGCCCCTGCCTCGGCTTTGGCACCCGGAGGGAACTCAG GCAACCCCATTTACGACTTTTTCCTGGGACGGGAGCTCAACCCTCGCATTTGTTTCTTTGACTTCAAATATTTCTGCGAACTGCGGCCCGGCCTCATCGGCTGG GTCCTCATCAACCTGGCCCTGCTGGTGCAGGAGGCGGAGCTGAGGGGGAGTCCCTCACTGGCCATGTGGCTGGTCAATGGTTTCCAGTTACTATATGTGGGTGATGCCCTCTGGCATGAG GAGGCTGTCCTCACCACCATGGACATCATTCACGACGGGTTTGGCTTCATGTTGGCTTTTGGGGACCTAGCCTGGGTACCCTTCACCTACAGCCTGCAGGCCCAGTTTCTTTTGTACCACCCACAGGCTTTGGGGTTGCCCATGGCCTCAGTCATCTGCCTCATCAATG CTACTGGTTACTACATCTTCCGTGGTGCTAATTCCCAAAAAAACACATTCCGAAAGAATCCTTCTGACCCCAGAGTGGCTG ACCTTGAGACCATTGCTACAGCTACAGGACGGCAGCTGCTGGTGTCTGGGTGGTGGGGCATGGTCCGCCATCCCAACTACCTTGGAGACCTCATCATGGCTCTGGCCTGGTCCTTGCCCTGTG GGGTGTCCCACCTGCTGCCCTACTTCTACCTTCTCTACTTCACTGCACTGCTGGTGCACCGTGAGGCCCGGGATGAGCGGCAGTGCCTGCAGAAGTATGGCCTGGCCTGGCACGAATACTGCCGGCGTGTACCTTACCGCATCGTGCCTTACATCTACTGA
- the ZNHIT2 gene encoding zinc finger HIT domain-containing protein 2, with protein MEPAGPCGFCPAREAQPARYTCPRCNVPYCSLRCYRAHGTCAEVFYREQVLGELRGRSASPSRLASALRRLRQQRETEDQPEEAGLSPGPAPGGLSGLWERLAPAEKATFERLLSRGEAGRLLPPWQPWWWGHGAGPRLLEELDDAPGNDAAELEPAPARTPLESVRNAAPAEPVAAEPVLGDAPGACTPSVPTRIPALASLSRGPVSPLVRFQLPNVLFAYAHTLALYHGGDDALLSDFCATLLGVSGALGAQQVFASAEEALQAAAHVLEAGEHPPGPLGTRGAMHEAARILLGSGPANQKGYTLAALGHLAQTLGRARKEAVAREERDRFYRARKKCQFLMAWTNENEAALTPLALDCARAHRAHAMAAEEVAALTGELERLWGGPVPPASRILIEELPG; from the coding sequence ATGGAGCCGGCCGGGCCCTGCGGTTTCTGCCCGGCCCGGGAGGCCCAGCCAGCGCGCTACACCTGCCCGCGCTGTAACGTGCCCTACTGCTCGCTGCGCTGTTACCGGGCGCATGGCACCTGCGCCGAAGTCTTCTACCGAGAACAGGTGCTGGGAGAGCTCCGCGGCCGCAGCGCCTCGCCCAGCCGCCTGGCCAGCGCCCTACGCCGGCTGCGTCAGCAACGCGAGACCGAGGACCAGCCCGAGGAAGCAGGCCTCAGCCCTGGCCCGGCGCCCGGCGGCCTCTCAGGACTCTGGGAGCGGCTGGCGCCGGCGGAGAAGGCGACCTTCGAGCGGCTGCTGAGCCGCGGCGAGGCCGGGCGGCTGCTGCCCCCGTGGCAGCCGTGGTGGTGGGGCCACGGGGCCGGACCACGGCTTCTGGAGGAGCTGGATGATGCTCCGGGCAATGACGCTGCGGAGCTGGAGCCCGCCCCTGCGAGGACCCCGCTGGAATCCGTGAGGAATGCCGCTCCTGCGGAGCCCGTGGCCGCTGAGCCAGTTCTTGGAGACGCCCCGGGGGCCTGCACGCCTTCCGTGCCCACCCGCATCCCCGCGCTGGCCAGCCTGAGCCGCGGCCCGGTCTCTCCGCTCGTGCGCTTCCAGCTGCCCAACGTGCTGTTCGCCTACGCGCACACTCTCGCCCTGTATCATGGTGGTGACGACGCACTGCTCTCCGACTTCTGTGCCACGCTCCTCGGCGTCTCTGGAGCCCTGGGCGCCCAGCAAGTCTTCGCCTCTGCGGAGGAAGCCCTGCAGGCAGCAGCCCACGTGCTGGAAGCCGGCGAGCACCCGCCTGGGCCCCTGGGAACACGAGGTGCTATGCACGAGGCCGCCCGTATCCTGCTGGGCTCGGGCCCTGCCAACCAGAAAGGCTACACGCTGGCTGCACTTGGGCACCTGGCACAGACCCTGGGCCGGGCCCGGAAAGAGGCTGTGGCCAGGGAAGAACGAGATCGCTTCTACCGGGCCCGGAAGAAGTGCCAGTTCCTGATGGCCTGGACCAACGAAAATGAGGCGGCCCTCACGCCCCTAGCCCTAGACTGTGCCAGGGCCCACAGAGCCCATGCCATGGCAGCCGAGGAGGTGGCAGCCCTCACTGGGGAGCTGGAGCGGCTTTGGGGAGGCCCTGTGCCACCTGCCTCAAGGATTCTCATTGAGGAGCTCCCTGGCTGA
- the SYVN1 gene encoding E3 ubiquitin-protein ligase synoviolin isoform X1, translating into MFRTAVMMAASLALTGAVVAHAYYLKHQFYPTVVYLTKSSPSMAVLYIQAFVLVFLLGKVMGKVFFGQLRAAEMEHLLERSWYAVTETCLAFTVFRDDFSPRFVALFTLLLFLKCFHWLAEDRVDFMERSPNISWLFHCRIVSLMFLLGILDFLFVSHAYHSILTRGASVQLVFGFEYAILMTMVLTIFIKYVLHSVDLQSENPWDNKAVYMLYTELFTGFIKVLLYMAFMTIMIKVHTFPLFAIRPMYLAMRQFKKAVTDAIMSRRAIRNMNTLYPDATPEELQAMDNVCIICREEMVTGAKRLPCNHIFHTSCLRSWFQRQQTCPTCRMDVLRASLPAQSPPPPEPADQGPPPAPHPPPLLPQPPNFPQGLLPPFPPGMFPLWPPMGPFPPVPPPPSSGEAVAPPSTGAAALSRPSGAATTTAAGTSAAAASSPAPGSAPAPEAGPAPGFPFPPPWMSMPLPPPFAFPPMPVPPAGFAGLTPEELRALEGHERQHLEARLQSLRNIHTLLDAAMLQINQYLTVLASLGPPRPATAVNPTEETASTVVAAVSSTSIPSSEATTPSPEASPPAPEREKPPAPESVGTEELPEDGEPDAAELRRRRLQKLESPVAH; encoded by the exons ATGTTCCGCACCGCAGTGATGATGGCGGCCAGCCTGGCGCTGACCGGGGCCGTGGTGGCTCACGCCTACTACCTCAAACACCAGTTCTACCCCACAGTGGTGTACTTAACCAAGTCCAGCCCCAGCATGGCA GTCCTGTACATCCAGGCCTTCGTCCTTGTCTTCCTCTTGGGCAAGGTGATGGGTAAGGTGTTCTTTGGGCAGCTGAGGGCAGCAGAGATGGAG CACCTTCTGGAGCGTTCCTGGTATGCTGTCACTGAGACTTGTCTGGCCTTCACCGTTTTTCGGGATGACTTCAGCCCCCGCTTTGTTGCACTCTTcactctccttctcttcctcaaaTGTTTCCACTGGCTGGCTGAGGACCGTGTGGACTTT ATGGAACGCAGCCCCAATATCTCCTGGCTCTTTCACTGCCGCATTGTCT CCCTTATGTTCCTCCTGGGTATCCTGGACTTCCTCTTCGTCAGCCACGCCTATCACAGCATCCTGACCCGTGGGGCCTCGGTGCAGCTGGTGTTTGGCTTTGAG TACGCCATCCTGATGACTATGGTGCTCACCATCTTCATCAAGTATGTGCTGCACTCGGTGGACCTCCAGAGCGAGAACCCCTGGGACAACAAGGCTGTGTACATGCTCTACACAGAGCTGTTTACAG gCTTCATCAAGGTTCTGCTGTATATGGCCTTCATGACCATCATGATCAAGGTGCACACCTTCCCACTCTTTGCCATCCGGCCTATGTACCTGGCCATGAG ACAGTTCAAGAAAGCTGTGACAGATGCCATCATGTCTCGCCGAGCCATCCGCAATATGAACACACT GTATCCAGATGCCACCCCAGAGGAACTCCAAGCAATGGACAATGTCTGCATCATCTGCCGCGAGGAGATGGTGACTGGTGCCAAGAGACTGCCCTGCAACCACATTTTCCATACAAG CTGCCTGCGTTCTTGGTTCCAACGGCAGCAGACCTGCCCTACCTGCCGTATGGATGTCCTGCGGGCATCTCTGCCAGCCCAGTCACCACCGCCCCCTGAGCCTGCTGATCAGGGACCACCTCCTGCCCCGCATCCTCCACcactcctgccccagccccccaaCT TCCCCCAGGGCCTCCTGCCTCCTTTTCCTCCAGGCATGTTCCCACTGTGGCCCCCCATGGGCCCCTTTCCACCTGTCCCACCTCCTCCCAGCTCAGGAGAGGCTGTGGCCCCTCCTTCCACCGGCGCAG CAGCCCTTTCTCGGCCCAGTGGAGCAGCCACAACCACAGCTGCTGgcaccagtgctgctgctgccTCTTCCCCGGcacctggctctgcccctgccccagaggctggccctgccccaggattccccttccctcctccttggATGAGCATGCCCCTGCCTCCACCCTTTG ctTTCCCTCCAATGCCCGTGCCCCCTGCGGGCTTCGCCGGGCTGACCCCAGAGGAGCTGCGGGCTCTGGAGGGCCACGAGCGGCAGCACCTAGAGGCCCGGCTGCAGAGCCTGCGCAACATCCACACGCTGCTGGACGCTGCCATGCTGCAGATCAACCAGTACCTCACTGTGCTGGCCTCCCTGGG GCCCCCCCGACCTGCCACTGCAGTCAACCCCACTGAGGAGACTGCCTCTACAGTTGTCGCTGCTGTCTCCTCCACCAGCATCCCCAGCTCCGAGGCCACCACCCCTTCCCCAGAggcctccccaccagcccctgaAAGGGAAAAGCCTCCAG CTCCTGAGTCAGTGGGCACAGAGGAGCTGCCCGAGGATGGAGAGCCTGATGCTGCTgagctccgccgccgccgcctgcaAAAGTTGGAGTCTCCAGTTGCCCACTGA
- the FAU gene encoding ubiquitin-like FUBI-ribosomal protein eS30 fusion protein, whose protein sequence is MQLFVRAQELHTLEVTGQETIAQIKAHVSSLEGIAPEDQVVLLAGTPLEDEATLGQCGVEALTTLEVAGRMLGGKVHGSLARAGKVRGQTPKVAKQEKKKKKTGRAKRRMQYNRRFVNVVPTFGKKKGPNANS, encoded by the exons ATGCAGCTGTTTGTCCGCGCCCAGGAGCTACACACCCTCGAGGTGACGGGCCAGGAGACGATCGCCCAGATCAAG GCTCATGTATCTTCACTGGAAGGCATCGCCCCGGAAGATCAAGTGGTGCTCCTGGCAGGCACACCCCTGGAGGATGAGGCTACCCTGGGCCAGTGTGGGGTGGAGGCCCTGACCACTCTGGAAGTAGCCGGCCGCATGCTTGGAG GTAAAGTTCATGGTTCCCTGGCCCGGGCTGGGAAAGTGAGAGGTCAGACTCCTAAG GTGGCCAAacaggagaagaagaagaagaagacagGCCGGGCCAAGCGGCGGATGCAGTACAATCGGCGCTTTGTCAATGTTGTGCCCACTTTTGGCAAGAAAAAGGGACCCAATGCCAACTCTTAA
- the SYVN1 gene encoding E3 ubiquitin-protein ligase synoviolin isoform X2, with translation MFRTAVMMAASLALTGAVVAHAYYLKHQFYPTVVYLTKSSPSMAVLYIQAFVLVFLLGKVMGKVFFGQLRAAEMEHLLERSWYAVTETCLAFTVFRDDFSPRFVALFTLLLFLKCFHWLAEDRVDFMERSPNISWLFHCRIVSLMFLLGILDFLFVSHAYHSILTRGASVQLVFGFEYAILMTMVLTIFIKYVLHSVDLQSENPWDNKAVYMLYTELFTGFIKVLLYMAFMTIMIKVHTFPLFAIRPMYLAMRQFKKAVTDAIMSRRAIRNMNTLYPDATPEELQAMDNVCIICREEMVTGAKRLPCNHIFHTSCLRSWFQRQQTCPTCRMDVLRASLPAQSPPPPEPADQGPPPAPHPPPLLPQPPNFPQGLLPPFPPGMFPLWPPMGPFPPVPPPPSSGEAVAPPSTGAALSRPSGAATTTAAGTSAAAASSPAPGSAPAPEAGPAPGFPFPPPWMSMPLPPPFAFPPMPVPPAGFAGLTPEELRALEGHERQHLEARLQSLRNIHTLLDAAMLQINQYLTVLASLGPPRPATAVNPTEETASTVVAAVSSTSIPSSEATTPSPEASPPAPEREKPPAPESVGTEELPEDGEPDAAELRRRRLQKLESPVAH, from the exons ATGTTCCGCACCGCAGTGATGATGGCGGCCAGCCTGGCGCTGACCGGGGCCGTGGTGGCTCACGCCTACTACCTCAAACACCAGTTCTACCCCACAGTGGTGTACTTAACCAAGTCCAGCCCCAGCATGGCA GTCCTGTACATCCAGGCCTTCGTCCTTGTCTTCCTCTTGGGCAAGGTGATGGGTAAGGTGTTCTTTGGGCAGCTGAGGGCAGCAGAGATGGAG CACCTTCTGGAGCGTTCCTGGTATGCTGTCACTGAGACTTGTCTGGCCTTCACCGTTTTTCGGGATGACTTCAGCCCCCGCTTTGTTGCACTCTTcactctccttctcttcctcaaaTGTTTCCACTGGCTGGCTGAGGACCGTGTGGACTTT ATGGAACGCAGCCCCAATATCTCCTGGCTCTTTCACTGCCGCATTGTCT CCCTTATGTTCCTCCTGGGTATCCTGGACTTCCTCTTCGTCAGCCACGCCTATCACAGCATCCTGACCCGTGGGGCCTCGGTGCAGCTGGTGTTTGGCTTTGAG TACGCCATCCTGATGACTATGGTGCTCACCATCTTCATCAAGTATGTGCTGCACTCGGTGGACCTCCAGAGCGAGAACCCCTGGGACAACAAGGCTGTGTACATGCTCTACACAGAGCTGTTTACAG gCTTCATCAAGGTTCTGCTGTATATGGCCTTCATGACCATCATGATCAAGGTGCACACCTTCCCACTCTTTGCCATCCGGCCTATGTACCTGGCCATGAG ACAGTTCAAGAAAGCTGTGACAGATGCCATCATGTCTCGCCGAGCCATCCGCAATATGAACACACT GTATCCAGATGCCACCCCAGAGGAACTCCAAGCAATGGACAATGTCTGCATCATCTGCCGCGAGGAGATGGTGACTGGTGCCAAGAGACTGCCCTGCAACCACATTTTCCATACAAG CTGCCTGCGTTCTTGGTTCCAACGGCAGCAGACCTGCCCTACCTGCCGTATGGATGTCCTGCGGGCATCTCTGCCAGCCCAGTCACCACCGCCCCCTGAGCCTGCTGATCAGGGACCACCTCCTGCCCCGCATCCTCCACcactcctgccccagccccccaaCT TCCCCCAGGGCCTCCTGCCTCCTTTTCCTCCAGGCATGTTCCCACTGTGGCCCCCCATGGGCCCCTTTCCACCTGTCCCACCTCCTCCCAGCTCAGGAGAGGCTGTGGCCCCTCCTTCCACCGGCGCAG CCCTTTCTCGGCCCAGTGGAGCAGCCACAACCACAGCTGCTGgcaccagtgctgctgctgccTCTTCCCCGGcacctggctctgcccctgccccagaggctggccctgccccaggattccccttccctcctccttggATGAGCATGCCCCTGCCTCCACCCTTTG ctTTCCCTCCAATGCCCGTGCCCCCTGCGGGCTTCGCCGGGCTGACCCCAGAGGAGCTGCGGGCTCTGGAGGGCCACGAGCGGCAGCACCTAGAGGCCCGGCTGCAGAGCCTGCGCAACATCCACACGCTGCTGGACGCTGCCATGCTGCAGATCAACCAGTACCTCACTGTGCTGGCCTCCCTGGG GCCCCCCCGACCTGCCACTGCAGTCAACCCCACTGAGGAGACTGCCTCTACAGTTGTCGCTGCTGTCTCCTCCACCAGCATCCCCAGCTCCGAGGCCACCACCCCTTCCCCAGAggcctccccaccagcccctgaAAGGGAAAAGCCTCCAG CTCCTGAGTCAGTGGGCACAGAGGAGCTGCCCGAGGATGGAGAGCCTGATGCTGCTgagctccgccgccgccgcctgcaAAAGTTGGAGTCTCCAGTTGCCCACTGA